A DNA window from Hoplias malabaricus isolate fHopMal1 chromosome 5, fHopMal1.hap1, whole genome shotgun sequence contains the following coding sequences:
- the LOC136697824 gene encoding transcription factor Spi-B-like, which translates to MLTSLEPLQYLQDLRVPDSGVPSAGEMELEVIEEYLQEHSGEECRTQNQTEGEVVIAENSWSGRFAYEWQYGTRAGTGARTEDGNTEQQQWPSLYRPNEWGGSCVYDAPPLSDSDSHCSSACPEFPPSPPTGASRTTSWETLPMSPLTGKRKERLFQFLFEMLQSPEMRSCIWWVQFSSGTFQFSSQNKEQVAQLWGRRKGNRKTMTYQKMARALRNYSRTGEIRKIKRKLTYKFNETTLQGLQNNTLK; encoded by the exons ATGCTGACCAGCCTTGAACCG CTCCAGTACCTGCAGGATCTCAGAGTCCCAGATTCTGGAGTCCCATCtgctggagagatggagctggAGGTGATAGAGGAGTATCTGCAGGAGCATTCAGGAGAGGAGTGCAGAACACAGAACCAGACGGAGGGAGAGGTCGTTATCGCAG agaACAGCTGGTCGGGGCGGTTTGCGTATGAGTGGCAGTACGGAACCAGAGCTGGAACCGGAGCCAGAACCGAGGATGGGAACACGGAACAGCAGCAGTGGCCCAGTCTGTACAGGCCCAACGAGTGG ggTGGGTCCTGTGTGTATGACGCTCCACCCCTCAGTGACTCTGACTCTCACTGCAGTTCTGCGTGTCCTGAGTTTCCTCCGTCGCCCCCTACAGGTGCCAGTAGAACTACATCCTGGGAAACACTCCCCATGTCTCCACTCACag gtAAGAGGAAGGAGCGTCTGTTCCAGTTCCTGTTTGAGATGCTGCAGAGTCCTGAGATGCGGAGCTGTATCTGGTGGGTCCAGTTCAGTAGTGGAACCTTCCAGTTCTCGTCTCAGAACAAAGAGCAGGTTGCTCAGCTCTGGGGCCGACGCAAAGGCAACCGCAAGACTATGACGTACCAGAAGATGGCGCGAGCTCTGCGCAACTACTCCCGAACGGGAGAGATCCGCAAAATCAAACGCAAACTCACCTACAAGTTCAACGAGACGACGCTCCAGGGGCTTCAGAACAACACActcaaataa